aaataaaaacaaaagatggtGCATTGATATTGCCATATTGCAAGATTTCTATACAAATGCCATCATCATGAATATGGACAATGATTGGATATCCACACTTTTAATAAGATGTTATCAACTCTGGCCTCtgcttaacaaaaaaaaaaatatattatataaagtTTCTATCACAAGCGTATAAAAAAGGCTATCAATTTACATCAATTTAATAATGATGgtatgattattttttatttatttaatataagtgataatctaaattataagaAGAGGGAAGTTTCTTACACACACTATTAAGTTGTCATAgggattcgaacttgagagTTAAGACCCCCTTTTTCACTAAATTATACATCGTTGAATTTCTTACttagtatgaaaaaaaggGTCTCTTATAGAATCCCAAAATAAGAACGCTCAACTAAGCATACCAACTTTTTTGGACGTACACCCACCACACCAATCCATGAAAATGTAAACGCATAAACATCAAAAACCTAATCATcgttaataatttatatatggTTAGGAGTTGGGAAACCCTACTTGATTAATCACAACGTACGTGTACTATAATTGATGTTAAAGTTACTAAACCTGATTAGGTTAGGTAATCCCTCCTTCTAAAACTTGAGCATGGTAGCCCACGTTCAAAGTTATGGATACTCAATGCTTGGGGGAAGTGATAATTTGTCATGGTCCCCTAGCTTTAATCACTAAAGGATGCTTCTCTTTCCACTCGCAAAGCCTGGAAAAGAGAACTGTGGCTGTAGGGACAACAACAAAGGCtgagttttcttttcagtTGTAATCAAAAGAGGGATGCACAAGTCATGACAATATAAATGATAAATGATAAATGATAAATGAAAGATAGttgttgaataattttttattaaaaatgaaGTATTATTACTTAATTAATGACCATATTACGAGAACTAATCACCCCGTGAATAGAGTTAGGGAAAAGTGAAAGTCACGAGGAAGAAAAAATAGCACAAATGGACCCCCAAAAGCTTGAGAGAAAAGGTTTGGGAcctccatatatattatatattctgtgatgatgattACTAGTGGCCTAGATTAGGTCATTAAACATCGTCACTAAGCCACCTAACACGTATTTAGTAACCAAAAGCTCTCACTTAACGAAACTAATCGTAAGCTAAAAGGGTATTATCTCAATGTCAACCCTTTTCCAAGACGACCATGATCTTAATTAACTACCAAGAGTATCAAACTTTAAATCACTTTTATATGTATTTGAGTTCAGATATTAGAGATTAAAGAAAGAATCTATCAGAACAGTCAACTTGCATAAGAAGCTGCAAATTATTTTTAGGTTGTTAAAGACACAACACAAGAACTTCATATGATGACAAAACGCAAACAAGTACAGGGCATGCACAGAAGTCTGAATTGGTGCATGAACATTATacacacaacatatatatatatatatatatatatatgcatggaAGCTCGTTATGATGACAACTACTAAGTTGAAATTAACATAAAGATTCTAGCATGCACAGACACAATAGAGGAACATGACATGAGGTGGCTAAGGAGTGGCACCAGGACTGGGTTGAGCAGGAGGTAAAGGCTTTGGAATGTATGGGATTATAGGCGTGCCGTGCTCAATCGGACCCGGCTTTATGGAAGCTTTTGAACTTGGAGAAGGATCAATGGGGTGATAGTCATCCAGATTCACATTTCTCACATTGCCTTTCTTCTGTGTCCTTGGAGTGTAGCCATTCTCCTGTAGTTTGAGAGCCAGAGACAACAAAACCCAACATCATCAAGAACTTTGATTAAATAGCAATTAATCAAACAGACAACAACTTGCAAATTTGATGTATAGCTTGTGCAGTGCTTGACACAGATTTCTGATTGTGTGATTCAAACTTCTCGTAGACAATCATTTGTAGAGTTCATGTACCTTGAGCTTCCTACTTATAGCTATCCTTTTTGGCCCATCGCCAGTGTGGTTGAAGACAAAAtctggaaggaaaaaaaaaaacattaggCAGATTGTAGTTTCAGCATGTCACATTGTGTTTCATTCAAGATAATGAAGATTTGAACTTGATTGATCAACTCCAGAAacagaattcaaattagaacATTCTAGaaatatttcaattaattgaaagaatttggcaatttaaGCATCAACAACTTACAACCAAATATATTGGCATAATCACCAGATCCACAAGTAGTGAAAATATAAATCAGAAAATAGTAACACTGTTAGCTACAAACTTGAAAGCTATTTTCTTTGCTACTATTAAAAGTGAAActtcaaataaatcaaagagAAATAATTACCTGGATAAGAGTAGCCATTTCTGCTGCTAGAGACATTAAGGACTAGTACTAGAACTGTTCCAAGcagcaaaaccaaaacccaaaacccagaaaCTTTCATGATGTAGAAATATTTGCAATTACGCCAAATGACAATGTCCCCAAGaaagagtgttttttttttttttggttctcaGACTCTTCAAAAACTTCTCAGGAATCCCCTTTGGGCTTTAAGCAACTCAACCCATAAGAAATTTCACACGAAGGGAGTAGCTGGAAACAGAATCACCGGCCTTTCCGTCACAACAAGATTTAGAGGGCAACAAAGTCCACCAGGAATTCAGGGGAGATGACAAGAGTGGCTAAGAAGAACCCATGTCTTGCATTAGAATATGTAGcaaaaaactaattttttggttttttggtttttgtggtaagtgaaatcataaaagaaagcaTGTGGCTTTCACTGACTCTTCATTTACTGCATGCATCTGTGTTCTGCAGAGTTTTTAGTGCTTCATTTAGTGTTTCAGTGGGGAGGGGGAATGAAAAGACATCAGTGCTCAAGGGTTGCCGTGGAATGTGAGCTTTTGGGCACGTCTGTGGCATTTGGCAGAGCGCCATTTGCATGCCCATACGAAATTGTTGACGTTCTTTAACgataatatatttgtttaacAGCTAGTTAACAGCAACGGGGGTGTAGCTCATATGGTAGAGCGCTCGCTTCGCATGCGAGAGGCACGGGGTTCGATTCCCCGCACCtccatatttttgtttaaattctagatcttttttttttcttccctaaTTCTTtcccaaaattaaattaaaatttttggggTTTTAAGAACAGCCCAACATAGCCTAGTGCCACTcaaaattgggttttaatcATCTTAAATTACCAAAGCAAAACACGATTAACAAACACACTTTGATCTGTATGGTCTCTCAGAATTTAGATTTACAATACAAACCAAtgaacttgttttttttacttctCTTTTATCGGTTGGCTCGATGACTTCGATTTTTAATATTGGAACTAGGTTTAAAATGAAGATCGCAGGAATCAAAGATGCTGTGCAGagacacccaccaaaccataACCATCATGCATCGATCATCTTTATGGGCAAAGAGTCTAGTCATATCTTTGTTCCAAATTCTTGTTCGCCAACAAAGTATGGGCTCAAATGCGACAACTAACGTTTGTTATTATTCTTCTTGCATCAAACGACAAGTGACAATAATCTAAAATTTGTTATGAACCTAATCAAAACCATTGAAGCATTAACAACCAAAGCGCATATCAACTGGAAATAAAATTTAGACCCAACAAATAGTTTTCAACAACGGCCCAGTCAACAACTAATTGTCAAGCTTAAGATATGCTACATTATCAtcttaaataagaaaagaggaaaagtaacagcaacaaaagaaaaagctctCCAGCTCCATATTTCTGACATCTTCATGGCCGATGCAAAATCAGATTCTTTCAACTTTCAGCGGTACTGCAATGAAGATACAACCAACACAGAATTAATAtcatttcaaattcaacaCATTGCAAATACATACACAAACTAATAAAAAGCCAAAGAACTGAATGGAATTATAGATGCTAATAACTGATCTGCTACATTTTCTCTGTacattgaaattcaaattcaagacATTGGCATACATACATGCATACACAAACTAATAACAAGCAAAAAAGCTGTATAGAACTACAGATAATAATGATTGGTCAAAATTAAAGATATGTATCTTCCATCAACAAACCAATCTGCGCACATTTTCTCTGtacattcaaattttttacttCAATTTATTTGGAGGAAGGGATATTTATATGAGATACCAAAACCGGATACAGAACAAAAGTGACCAAAACATTCAAGCTGATGCCAAGTGGTTGTAGAATTGGGCAAATCCATCTGAGTTGTAAAATTAACACCAACCCAGAACATTCAAGCTAAATTTATGGTGTATTAAGGGGGCATTTTAAGAAATTGCGACTTGAAATGGGGCAGGGAAATTAGTACAAAAGCTTATATCCTATACAATCCAAAGAGcaccaaaaataacaaaataaaggcCATAAGGATTGGAATTTATACCTTGATGAAGCCGATTTCCTTGGCGTTGCTGCGGAAGCACTGCCTGCAGCACATCAAGGCGTACTTCCGGATCAACCCATGAGGGTTTCCACATACCCGACTGTCCAAAGTAACAAACAAGTTTTCCACATAAGACATGTCCTTCAccaaaaaatcttcaaaagccaaaaaactaaaatctgAAATGCTTCGTCATATAGAAGACCGTACTATTTTACCAATAATGTGATAAAGCTAACATTTTACTAATCAAGTGATTATGCTAATATTTTACTAATCAAGCGATTGTGCTAATATTTTACCAATCAAGTGATACACAGTGATATTTTAGCAAAGTAATTTAGCATACATAATCTAAATCTCAAACAGGGAAATGCTgattaaatgaaaatttctaCTAAGAGAAACAGGCCTAGATCAAACACTTGCAAAATATAAGAACGATTGAGGCTTAGATATGGGGAAGAAATTCATACCACGTACGGGAACCAGGCCCGTAGTTCTTCGGATGAGAATTCCAAACGTTGGAATGGCCCATTTTGATTCTTGCTCGGTCGTCTTGGAAGGCCGCCTTCAACTCACTGCGTTGCCTCTGCAGCTGCAAGAAAACGATGGAGTTCTAAACCCTAATCCTATGACTGCCATTTTGTAAATTCTAGTTGCTTTTATAGGTCTAGGACTAAAACGCGGCGTTTTAGTCATTCTTGCCGCCTCCATGTAACGAGGCGTTTCATCCTCCAATCGGCACGTGATagtccctttttcttttcaaaattacaTTCCttaaagagatatttagtgatatacccatttctagcactaatattataaataaaccctacacaattgaattcctataaacaaacccaaaaaaaacccaaaaaatgatagctagccttattgaatttaatattgattattaaattactttgatgtcctattgagtgctttgggtatttttatgagattttggggttgggcttgttttaagaaattgatggcagttttgtaatttataagaagttaaaaacttttttgttatattgtaaatgggctttgggtgtgtttctaaagtccattttatatagggtatttttataatttgggcccccatattgggtataatagtgaatctcccttatttaaattgtcaaaataaaaatgagatggaacaaaatgaaaattgagtCAAACTACtagaacaaaaatatataatatgacTGTTTTTTGCCTCGATGTCCTTTCATCATATACGTAATCTATAAGGCGAAAATTAATAAGGGATCTTCTAATTTTATCCAAATTCATATTAGCCAGCTGAATTTTGCGCAACcaatttagcattttcaacTCTATGTTGTCAAGCATAACATAAATGTGTAACAACTTCATAGtatgttggaaaaaaaaaagttggcaatattgtttgttttaaacTACTTTAATACACGGGAAGaaatatcaaattcaaataaagaGGACGAGTACACTATTTTAGCCAACTGACTTAACTCATGTAATGTTTTAGAACAATTTCAATCAATGTTTCAAATGTTAATATGGGATGAAAACTAAAGTGTATTTTGTAAGGTAGATTTTTCAAATGGCAAAAAGTTGTAGAAAGAAAACATGCATGCTGCTGCTGGAATATAAAACTCTGAGAGACAAATATTTGctcacataaaataaaatatatttaataatagAAGAAGACATAAACCGTTGATATCTACCGACGGCTGACCGTCGAGACGATTGGAGAACAACAGAGACATCACCTAATACTTGGATCCcgcatttctttttttctttttttttctttaaataaaccAAATTATATGTTCCACCTTAATTCCTAAACACAAAATTTTGATGGGCATAttgatttatatttatatatttaccGCATGgtgttcaaaattcaaaaggcACGGCAAACAAAAGGCGTTCGTTTAAACCAATTTGATAAATTCGATAAACGTTTTTTCTTGGAGCTTCCTCCCAATTGAATCGTCTCTGTCTTCTCATTTGAGTTGAGCATCCTCCACATCACATGCACGTCATCGTACTCACAACTCCTTATATCATTTTGTAGCTTTGGTAGCCCTGTTCACATTAATCTCAAATCTTCATCAAACATAATCATACTTAAATAATAATCACATGTTAATATATAATTacgaatatttttttatataaataaatgcaaTAAATTGCATCTAGTTACGTAAAAGTTAATTTAATGAAGCATGCATGTTTTGTGTTCTAATCTCTCATTTCCTAATATCATATAtgtcaaaagaagaaaaaaaaaacatcaaatgACTTACCTGATTTGCGAATGCCAAGGCGGGTAGTGACCCGGCTACAAAATTTTCGAACCGGATACTTCATCTTTCGCGACCACCACTCCATTGGGATTGAACGAATCCAAATTAGGATCACAATATCTgctttaaagaaattaaatttaaatttggaaccaaaataagataatttatagaaattaagaTGACGATGATATGATAATTGCAACTAATTAACTCACTCTTTTGTCTTATGTGGACCTCTCTCCTCTCGGAGAGAAGCTTCTTATAATCTTCTATGGATGTCCCCAATCAACGATTTTCTGATTGCCTTCCTCAAACTGAattaacttcttctttttttgactTTCGCCTAACTCGAAAAAATTATGATGCGATTATGTATTCTCATATTCTATCATTTGTCAGATGTCAGTTTACAGTTTGGGCTATGTCCGTATTCAACGCCTTCTACTTTGGAGTATATTTCTGCAACTCACTACCTTAACTTAAGGTGTATTGTGCCATCTGtattataataaattaatttatttttataaaaaataacaaatatttAACATTGGAAAATAAGTTCTGAAGAATATTTATTGTCAGTTTTGATTTTATCGGTTGATGTTGAGTTTTTTCATGTTCAATGATTTCAATCGTCACTCCTATAGTATGCCGCTATCTTAGTCGCACCATTACTCCATGCCCTCCACCATCGTCTCTGTTAACATTAAACCcattttcttatccaaaaaaaaataaaaataaactcatttagcCTCTCTTAATTGTAAGAACATATACAATGGGGGGTGTAAAGCCACATTTACATCTCCTTTATACATTCGGGGGATGTAAATGTGGTTTTTACTAAGGGTGGGTACTCAAACCGGCGAACCGAAAATTTGAGCCGAACCAAATCGGAAAAAatcgagttgaccaaaaagtcaacaaccGGTCAAAAATCGAACtggaccggtttggaccggtttcgGATTCgattccatgtcttcaaaaattgAACCAGGCCGAACCAAATcggtcaaattaaaaaaatatataatttcaatatatatttatatttaatgctatatttttaatttcactaaaaaaaacgTAATATTTATCaaagttcaatgtcaaatatctctcttttctaactttaatatttattttttatatgaaattgaataatttgttaatttcaagtaaaacaataatatttcagttgagaattgtcttaaaaaacaattaaaaaaattatttttataatccaGTTCAAAATCAAACCGGAATTGAAACTGGACCGAAAtcggttcaaaccgaaccggacaatttttgaattttttttattagaatcgaaccaaaccaaaccggaTGAATAGTACAtgatcggttctaatttgaggcaaaaaccggtccaaaccgaatcGTGCCCACCCTTAGTTTTTACTCCAACATGCAAGATGTAAATTTAAAGATGTATAATTGATTTTGCACACTTTTGTTCACATTTTCTCACATTTTCTCATGTAGGTCTCACCTGCAAGGAATGTAAAAAATGATGTATATCTGCATCTAAATTTGCATATCACGGTTGTGATACAAATTTACAATCGTTTACACCTTCCCATTGCAAGTGATTCCGATCACAAATggtgtatatttaacatacaccTCATTATACAACCCGCCACTGAAGATGTTCTAACATTAAACCAATTTAGCCTATCTTAACGTTAAACCCAACCACTAATCACCCTCATgaggttttggtttttgttgggACTCACATAATTGAGCTCTTGATCATTTTTAAGTCCAATAGGAAAAACTATATTTTTCAGTATCCATGGTGTAAAAATGCTTTAATAATAGTAGTGAGTGAGCATACACATTGGATTATAATCGTTTGTGTCACATTTGTACAACacaatttcaatattttattttatttaatgagttaCCTGCATAAAACTTCCAAAgttcaatttatatttcaaGTGGGTACTCGATTTTGTAAGACCATAATTGTGCATTAAGTCCACCCCTTTATACTCAAGTTTGAATCTTCGAATTCTCccatttaaattatataaagtTTAATAGATTAATCAAATTTATGTACGTTATCTATATTTATAAAGTTCATTGAGTAAATATTaagcaaaaaaagaataagaaaaagcATCCGTTGGTTTTGgaaatgtttttatttgtctGCTGACACATCGTCCGTTAATTTTTCGcggaataaataaaaagttacaGGAAACCTCAACATCTTCCGATAGCTTCTTCCGCCTTGATAAACAAAGTCCGTTTGAACATcgagaaaacaaaataagaccaaacaatacaaaatgaaataataataaaagatatcGCTGGTTGCTCTGCTAGGGCAACCTGGGTGTTGTTGATCGTCGCGCGAATAATAACAGAAAAAAGGAGAGGTCAACCGGGTAGCCATGTCCAGGGCTCGAGTCTACGCAGACATCAACGTCCACCGCCCTAGGGATTACTGGGATTACGAATCTCTCACGCTTCAGTGGGGGtaaaaataacaattgaaatcaaaatatttgatttatttgtcTTATTTTATATGAATCGTTAATTGGCAATCTAGGGTAGATTATAGCTTTCTGGTTTGTGTTGTATGCTTTCAAATGCTTCAAATTGGTTGAAGGTGCAGAAAAATCCCAATTTGAAGGGAAAATGATAATGCTGTCTGTTCTATCTTTGCTGCATTGCATTGTTTTGTGTGTGCTGCAATTGAAGGTTCCACGGTCGGGGTACTTGCTGCAGTTTGAATAATTGAATCAGATAAACTTGTTTTTGTGTTCCCTTGGTCTATCAATGTAGCTAGAACCAACAAGTGATAGTTTGATTGTTGAGGCTTACCACTGGTTACTTGtttgattatttgattttcttgggaTTGGACTGCATTTCTTGGAAGGAATCAGTGATTTTagaggtttttttaatttttgttgttgtttcttttgaGGTTTTCACCATGAATTTTTAAGGTGCATTTTCCCAactatttttcttatttttgcttaatattttttcttgctCAGTGATCAAGATGACTACGAGGTTGTTCGGAAGGTTGGCAGAGGAAAATACAGTGAGGTCTTTGAAGGTGTAAATGTCACCAACAATGAAAAATGCGTTATCAAGATCCTTAAACCcgtcaagaaaaagaaggtgTGTGttttattaaagttgttcCTGTACTTTTGGGATATAACTGTCATGCTGAAGAAAACTTCGAGTCTTGGTAAGATACGATGAACAAAAGTGCATGTATGTCAGAAGTTGTTTTATTTACATTTCCTTATATAATTTAACTGAAACATAGTAATGGTATTCATGCAGATAAAGAGGGAAATAAAGATACTACAGAATCTTTGTGGAGGTCCAAATATTGTGAAGCTGCTTGATATTGTCCGGGATGACCACTCAAAA
The window above is part of the Prunus dulcis chromosome 1, ALMONDv2, whole genome shotgun sequence genome. Proteins encoded here:
- the LOC117614905 gene encoding uncharacterized protein LOC117614905, with translation MKVSGFWVLVLLLGTVLVLVLNVSSSRNGYSYPDFVFNHTGDGPKRIAISRKLKENGYTPRTQKKGNVRNVNLDDYHPIDPSPSSKASIKPGPIEHGTPIIPYIPKPLPPAQPSPGATP
- the LOC117612335 gene encoding 40S ribosomal protein S29-like, translated to MGHSNVWNSHPKNYGPGSRTCRVCGNPHGLIRKYALMCCRQCFRSNAKEIGFIKYR